A single window of Bordetella genomosp. 11 DNA harbors:
- a CDS encoding SDR family oxidoreductase: MFDEVDFRGRKVLITAGADGLGWEMTRLFHRAGADVMICDVNEARLAEAAGELPGLRAVRADVADEASVAALFQAVAGELGGLDVLVNNAGIAGPTGAVETLSKADWDRTLAVNITGQFLCARLAVPLLKQSRAGVMINLSSAAGHLAFPGRSAYAASKWAVVGFTKTLALELGPYGIRVNAILPGAVEGPRIRAVIDAKARALGRPVAEIAGQYESQAALGRMVTARDVANMVLFNASEAAGSISGQAIAVDGFTQKLY; this comes from the coding sequence ATGTTCGACGAAGTCGATTTCCGCGGCAGGAAAGTACTGATTACGGCGGGCGCGGACGGCCTGGGATGGGAGATGACCCGGCTGTTCCACCGGGCGGGCGCGGATGTGATGATCTGCGACGTCAACGAGGCGCGGCTGGCCGAGGCGGCCGGCGAACTACCGGGGCTGCGTGCGGTGCGGGCCGATGTCGCCGACGAGGCCAGCGTGGCCGCGCTGTTCCAGGCGGTGGCCGGCGAATTGGGCGGCCTGGACGTCCTGGTCAACAACGCCGGCATCGCCGGCCCCACGGGTGCCGTCGAAACGCTCTCCAAGGCCGATTGGGATCGCACGCTCGCCGTCAACATCACCGGGCAATTCCTTTGCGCCCGCCTGGCCGTGCCCTTGCTGAAGCAGTCCCGGGCGGGCGTCATGATCAATCTGTCGTCGGCGGCGGGACATCTGGCGTTTCCCGGACGGTCCGCGTACGCGGCGTCCAAATGGGCGGTCGTGGGCTTTACCAAGACGCTGGCGCTGGAACTGGGCCCCTACGGCATCCGCGTCAATGCGATTCTGCCCGGCGCGGTGGAAGGCCCGCGTATCCGCGCCGTGATCGATGCGAAGGCGCGCGCGCTGGGACGGCCCGTGGCGGAGATTGCCGGCCAGTACGAAAGCCAGGCGGCGCTGGGCCGCATGGTCACGGCGCGGGACGTGGCGAATATGGTGTTGTTCAACGCCAGCGAGGCGGCGGGCAGTATCTCCGGCCAGGCCATCGCGGTCGACGGCTTCACGCAAAAGCTTTACTAG
- a CDS encoding 3-keto-5-aminohexanoate cleavage protein: protein MAKAKQKVIITCAVTGAIHTPSMSPHLPVTADEIAEAAIGAARAGAAVLHLHARDPGNGKPSQDPALFEPFLKRIKQETDAVINITTGGSPHMTVEERMRPAATFKPEVASLNMGSMNFGLFPMLDRFKEFQHDWEREHLENSRSLIFRNTYQDIETILSIGNANGTRFEFECYDISHLYNLKHFVDRGLVKSPPFIQSVFGILGGIGPHPEDLMHMKRTADRLFGSDYEWSILGAGRNQIPLATIGAAMGSNVRVGLEDSLWIGPGRLAESNRMQVERIRTILEALNLEIATPDDAREKLGLKGRENVAF, encoded by the coding sequence ATGGCTAAAGCCAAGCAGAAGGTAATCATTACCTGCGCCGTGACCGGCGCGATCCACACGCCCAGCATGTCGCCGCATCTGCCCGTGACGGCCGATGAGATTGCCGAAGCGGCGATCGGCGCGGCTCGCGCCGGCGCGGCCGTGCTGCATCTGCACGCGCGCGATCCCGGGAACGGCAAGCCTTCGCAGGATCCGGCGCTGTTCGAGCCTTTCCTCAAGCGCATCAAGCAGGAAACCGATGCCGTCATCAATATCACGACGGGTGGCAGCCCCCATATGACGGTGGAGGAGCGCATGCGCCCCGCGGCCACATTCAAGCCGGAGGTCGCTTCGCTGAATATGGGCTCGATGAACTTCGGCCTGTTTCCCATGCTGGATCGCTTCAAGGAGTTCCAGCACGACTGGGAGCGCGAGCACCTGGAGAACAGCCGGTCGCTGATCTTTCGCAATACCTACCAGGACATCGAAACCATCCTGTCGATCGGCAACGCCAACGGCACGCGCTTCGAGTTCGAGTGCTATGACATCAGCCACCTGTACAACCTGAAGCACTTCGTCGACCGCGGCCTGGTGAAATCGCCGCCGTTCATCCAGTCGGTGTTCGGCATCCTGGGCGGCATCGGGCCGCACCCGGAAGACCTGATGCACATGAAGCGCACGGCCGACCGCCTGTTCGGCAGCGATTATGAATGGTCCATCCTGGGGGCCGGACGCAACCAGATTCCGCTGGCCACGATAGGGGCGGCGATGGGCTCGAATGTGCGTGTCGGGCTGGAGGATTCGCTTTGGATCGGCCCGGGCCGCTTGGCGGAGTCCAACCGGATGCAGGTAGAGCGCATCCGCACCATTCTGGAGGCGCTGAACCTGGAGATCGCGACGCCGGATGACGCGCGCGAGAAGCTGGGGTTGAAGGGCAGGGAGAACGTCGCCTTTTAG
- a CDS encoding ABC transporter ATP-binding protein produces MLKVSGLRAGYGKTQVLNGLDFEVRAGEIVTLIGANGAGKTTTLKTLCGIIPCQGGSVEFEGRMLTNRTPYDIVDAGITMIPEGRQLFPHFTVRDNLLMGSYKRAARAQVRRKLDEVLETFPRVKQRLAQYAGSLSGGEQQMVAIARGLMADPRLLMFDEPSLGLSPLLVQQMFDIIRRITAHGVTVLLVEQNVFRTLRLADRGYVLENGAIVLAGTGEELLNNPHVKKAYLGH; encoded by the coding sequence ATGCTTAAGGTATCTGGTCTGCGGGCGGGCTACGGCAAGACCCAGGTCCTGAACGGTCTGGATTTCGAGGTGCGCGCCGGTGAAATCGTTACCTTGATCGGCGCCAACGGCGCCGGCAAGACGACCACCTTGAAGACCCTGTGCGGCATCATCCCCTGCCAGGGCGGCAGCGTCGAATTCGAAGGACGGATGCTGACCAACCGTACCCCCTACGACATCGTCGACGCCGGCATCACCATGATCCCGGAAGGCCGCCAGCTGTTCCCGCACTTCACGGTTCGCGACAATCTGCTGATGGGATCCTACAAGCGCGCCGCGCGGGCACAGGTGCGGCGCAAGCTGGACGAAGTGCTGGAAACCTTTCCGCGCGTGAAGCAGCGGCTGGCCCAGTACGCGGGGTCGCTGTCGGGCGGCGAGCAGCAGATGGTGGCCATCGCGCGCGGCCTGATGGCCGATCCCAGGCTGCTGATGTTCGATGAACCGTCGCTGGGCCTGTCACCCCTGCTGGTGCAGCAGATGTTCGACATCATCCGCCGCATTACCGCGCATGGCGTCACGGTGCTGCTGGTGGAGCAGAACGTCTTCCGCACGCTGCGCCTGGCCGATCGCGGCTATGTGCTGGAGAACGGCGCCATCGTGCTGGCCGGGACCGGCGAGGAACTGCTGAACAATCCGCACGTAAAGAAGGCCTACCTGGGCCATTGA
- a CDS encoding branched-chain amino acid ABC transporter ATP-binding protein/permease, translating to MFPDFRSPKAYVSAILLAVMFVLPVVLGTPFWTNLFILIFVFAAMAVAWNIVGGYAGKLSLGHAVFYGIGGYTATLLTQNFAISPWIGMVVGALLSGIVAVVVSYPTLRLRGPFFALASIAILEVFRLLVIHEESWTGGSSGISLPLNIGWTWIVFREKVNYVIIAFALFVGVLWVSWLVRRSRLGHYLIAIREREDAARAVGIHTTRVKIQAAVISAVLTSVIGTFHITYLTFIDPASAFSLDLSVQIAMFALIGGLGTVAGPVAGTVLVLPIAELARGWLSAVGNGMHGLIYGLILVAVVLTIPRGLAGAFGPRIERLLERLPYLGSTPEKRVAVDGTRAAAANPKPLGQPVLKAENLSKSFGGLRATNDVSLTLHENEILGIIGPNGAGKTTVFNLLSGFLPPDQGTVRLRDPGGAWISCDTPDAFAHHGLGRTFQIAQPFTGLSVLENIMLGAYIHTRDHDEAEHLAREIAERTHLTRFLDTEARNLTVGGMKRLEVARALATRPRILLLDEVMAGLNPTDIAVAIQLIRDIRDSGVSILLIEHMMRATMALSDRIIVINEGSVLVSGAPREVVEDPAVIEAYLGKEYQDA from the coding sequence GTGTTTCCCGATTTCCGCAGCCCCAAAGCGTACGTCAGCGCGATCCTGCTGGCCGTCATGTTCGTGCTTCCGGTGGTCCTGGGCACGCCGTTCTGGACCAATCTCTTTATCCTGATCTTCGTATTCGCGGCCATGGCGGTGGCCTGGAACATCGTCGGCGGCTATGCCGGCAAGCTGTCCCTGGGCCATGCGGTGTTCTACGGCATCGGCGGCTACACCGCGACCCTGCTGACGCAGAACTTCGCGATCTCGCCGTGGATAGGCATGGTCGTTGGCGCCCTGCTGTCCGGCATCGTCGCGGTTGTCGTCAGCTACCCGACGCTGCGCCTGCGCGGACCTTTCTTCGCCCTGGCCAGCATCGCCATCCTCGAAGTGTTCCGCCTGCTGGTCATCCACGAGGAAAGCTGGACCGGCGGCTCCAGCGGTATCAGCCTGCCGCTGAACATCGGCTGGACCTGGATCGTATTCCGCGAAAAAGTGAACTACGTCATCATCGCCTTCGCGCTGTTCGTGGGGGTCCTGTGGGTGTCCTGGCTGGTGCGCAGGTCGCGCCTGGGGCATTACCTGATCGCCATCCGCGAACGCGAGGACGCCGCCCGGGCGGTGGGCATACACACCACGCGGGTGAAGATCCAGGCGGCGGTCATCTCCGCCGTGCTCACCAGCGTCATCGGCACCTTCCATATCACCTACCTGACCTTCATCGACCCGGCCTCGGCATTCTCGCTGGACCTGTCGGTGCAGATCGCGATGTTCGCGCTGATCGGCGGCCTGGGCACCGTCGCCGGCCCGGTCGCCGGCACGGTGCTGGTGCTGCCCATCGCGGAACTGGCGCGCGGCTGGCTGAGCGCGGTCGGCAATGGCATGCACGGGCTGATCTACGGCCTGATCCTGGTGGCCGTGGTGCTTACCATCCCGCGCGGCCTGGCCGGGGCGTTCGGCCCGCGCATCGAGCGCCTTCTGGAGCGGCTGCCCTATCTGGGCAGCACGCCGGAAAAGCGCGTCGCCGTGGACGGCACCCGCGCGGCGGCCGCCAATCCGAAGCCGCTCGGTCAACCCGTGCTGAAGGCCGAAAACCTGTCCAAGAGCTTCGGCGGGCTGCGCGCCACGAACGATGTGTCGCTGACGCTGCACGAAAACGAGATCCTGGGCATCATCGGCCCGAACGGCGCGGGCAAGACCACCGTCTTCAATCTGCTCTCGGGCTTCCTGCCGCCGGACCAGGGCACCGTGCGCCTGCGCGACCCCGGCGGCGCATGGATCAGTTGCGACACGCCGGACGCTTTCGCCCACCATGGGCTGGGCCGTACCTTCCAGATCGCCCAACCCTTCACCGGCCTGAGCGTCCTGGAAAACATCATGCTGGGCGCCTATATCCATACGCGCGACCACGACGAGGCCGAACACCTGGCGCGCGAGATCGCCGAGCGCACGCACCTTACGCGCTTCCTCGACACCGAGGCGCGCAACCTGACGGTGGGCGGCATGAAGCGGCTGGAAGTCGCCCGGGCGCTGGCGACGCGGCCACGCATCCTGCTGCTGGACGAAGTCATGGCCGGCCTGAACCCCACGGACATCGCGGTCGCGATCCAGCTGATCCGCGACATCCGCGACAGCGGCGTTTCCATCCTGCTGATCGAACATATGATGCGCGCCACCATGGCCCTGTCGGATCGCATCATCGTGATCAACGAAGGCAGCGTCCTGGTCAGCGGGGCGCCGCGCGAGGTCGTGGAAGATCCGGCGGTCATCGAAGCCTATCTGGGCAAGGAGTACCAGGATGCTTAA
- a CDS encoding FadR/GntR family transcriptional regulator has protein sequence MQHSSFPPCIDALDEQPIARGEGLAAGVAQRLRRAIERRDLAAAGNRLPSETALAKAYGVSRPVIREAISLLKSDGLVISHQGRGQFVNPQGSNVFRLEPPGDTETGLSELFEFLLAVEVPATRLAAQRRGAAELEAIRTAYQRLYQTTRDLGDGTEEDEAFHRAIVQASHNPYFIAFASFLDTRVRGLIRTARKNTRNRSMELVWQVQREHEAILRAIEDGDPERAGAAATAHLTNAAARLVLYKG, from the coding sequence ATGCAGCATTCTTCCTTTCCTCCTTGCATCGATGCGCTGGACGAGCAGCCCATCGCGCGCGGCGAAGGCCTGGCGGCCGGCGTGGCGCAGCGCCTGCGCCGGGCGATCGAACGGCGCGATCTGGCGGCCGCCGGCAACCGGTTGCCGTCCGAGACCGCGCTGGCCAAGGCCTATGGGGTCAGCCGGCCGGTGATCCGCGAAGCGATATCGCTGCTGAAGTCCGACGGGCTGGTCATTTCGCACCAGGGCCGGGGCCAGTTCGTCAATCCGCAAGGCAGCAATGTATTCCGGCTGGAGCCCCCGGGGGATACGGAAACCGGCTTGAGCGAGCTGTTCGAGTTCCTGCTCGCCGTCGAAGTCCCCGCGACGCGATTGGCGGCCCAGCGTCGCGGCGCGGCCGAACTGGAAGCCATACGCACCGCCTACCAGCGCCTGTACCAGACCACGCGCGATCTGGGCGACGGCACGGAGGAAGACGAAGCCTTCCACCGGGCCATCGTGCAGGCCAGCCATAACCCGTATTTCATCGCGTTCGCGAGTTTTCTGGATACCCGCGTGCGCGGGCTGATCCGCACGGCGCGCAAGAACACCCGCAATCGCTCGATGGAGCTGGTGTGGCAGGTGCAGCGCGAGCACGAGGCGATACTGCGCGCCATCGAGGATGGCGATCCGGAGCGCGCCGGCGCGGCCGCCACGGCGCACCTGACCAACGCCGCGGCCCGGCTGGTCCTGTACAAAGGCTAG
- a CDS encoding branched-chain amino acid ABC transporter permease, producing MDIFVQLIINGLLLGGAYTIISLGLTLIFGVVRVVNFAHGEFLMVGMYLVYLAASYFGIHPYIGLAPVAVIMFALGAFTQRAIIQPLLNADEHIQIFATVGVSTILLNLALVVFGANVFRAPAEVGTGAVALGKYSMVSGQLVTFAVALALAFLLHVFMHRTYLGRALRAVAQHRYAAMLMGVNVKMVYVIAFGLGTAFVGVAAGLLAPQYPVFPTVGTYFVLTAFVIVVLGGMGSLYGAVAGSMIIGVVDALAGYYIAPDLKEVVYFGIFLLILVLRPAGLFGVGTE from the coding sequence ATGGATATCTTCGTACAGCTGATCATCAACGGGCTGCTGCTGGGCGGCGCATACACCATCATCAGCCTGGGCCTGACACTGATCTTCGGCGTCGTGCGGGTGGTGAACTTCGCCCACGGCGAATTCCTGATGGTGGGCATGTACCTGGTCTACCTGGCGGCCAGCTACTTCGGCATCCATCCCTACATCGGCCTGGCGCCAGTGGCGGTGATCATGTTCGCGCTGGGCGCCTTTACGCAGCGCGCCATCATCCAGCCGCTGCTCAATGCCGATGAACACATCCAGATCTTCGCCACGGTGGGCGTGTCGACGATCCTGCTGAACCTGGCCCTGGTGGTGTTCGGCGCCAACGTATTCCGCGCACCGGCGGAAGTGGGCACGGGCGCCGTCGCGCTGGGCAAGTATTCCATGGTCAGCGGACAGCTGGTCACCTTCGCGGTCGCCCTCGCGCTGGCCTTCCTGCTGCACGTCTTCATGCACCGCACTTACCTGGGACGGGCACTACGCGCCGTGGCCCAGCATCGCTATGCCGCGATGCTGATGGGCGTCAACGTCAAGATGGTCTACGTGATCGCCTTCGGCCTGGGCACCGCCTTCGTCGGGGTCGCGGCCGGCCTGCTGGCGCCGCAGTATCCGGTGTTCCCGACGGTCGGCACTTATTTCGTCCTGACCGCCTTCGTCATCGTGGTCCTGGGCGGCATGGGCAGCCTGTACGGCGCGGTGGCGGGGTCCATGATCATCGGCGTGGTGGACGCGCTGGCGGGCTATTACATCGCGCCCGATCTGAAGGAAGTCGTTTATTTCGGCATCTTCCTGCTGATTCTCGTCTTGCGGCCGGCCGGATTGTTCGGCGTCGGCACGGAATAA
- a CDS encoding 3-hydroxyacyl-CoA dehydrogenase codes for MPTAAIVGAGLVGQGWAIVFARAGWQVRLYDVAADRLAEARELVEQQLHALQAHGLLRDAAGIAVRVRTADTLDAALADASYVQENSPERLDVKRALFGELDALAAPETILASSTSSIPASLFTEHLAHRHRCLVAHPVNPPHVIPVVEISGAPWTSSEAVARTREILDAVGQRPVVVRKEIEGFILNRLQGALLQEAFRLVRDGIASVEDIDTTIKDGLGLRWSFMGPLETIDLNAPGGIADYCERYGPMYASIGATQADCPAWDGALVETLSRERRDALAAADLASRRFWRDEQLMRLMRHKQRNGETDG; via the coding sequence ATGCCTACCGCTGCCATCGTCGGCGCGGGACTGGTCGGGCAAGGCTGGGCCATCGTATTCGCGCGGGCGGGCTGGCAGGTCCGCCTGTACGACGTGGCCGCCGACCGCCTGGCCGAAGCCCGCGAATTGGTCGAACAGCAATTGCATGCGCTGCAGGCGCACGGACTGCTGCGGGATGCGGCCGGCATCGCCGTGCGCGTGCGGACGGCGGACACGCTGGATGCGGCGCTCGCCGACGCGAGCTATGTGCAGGAGAACTCGCCGGAACGGCTGGACGTCAAGCGCGCCTTGTTCGGCGAGCTGGATGCGTTGGCTGCGCCCGAAACCATCCTCGCCAGTTCCACATCCAGCATTCCCGCCAGCCTGTTTACGGAGCATCTGGCGCATCGTCACCGCTGCCTGGTGGCGCACCCCGTGAATCCGCCGCATGTCATTCCGGTGGTGGAAATCAGCGGCGCGCCATGGACCAGCAGCGAGGCCGTCGCGCGAACGCGGGAGATCCTCGATGCGGTAGGCCAGCGGCCCGTGGTGGTGCGCAAGGAAATCGAAGGATTTATCCTGAATCGCCTGCAGGGTGCCTTGCTGCAGGAGGCCTTTCGCCTGGTCCGCGACGGTATTGCCAGCGTCGAGGATATCGATACGACGATCAAGGATGGGCTGGGACTGCGCTGGTCGTTCATGGGCCCGCTGGAAACCATAGACCTGAATGCCCCCGGCGGGATCGCCGACTATTGCGAGCGCTACGGCCCGATGTACGCTTCCATAGGCGCGACGCAGGCCGATTGCCCGGCCTGGGACGGCGCGCTGGTCGAGACGCTGTCGCGCGAACGGCGCGATGCGCTTGCGGCCGCCGATCTGGCATCGCGCCGTTTCTGGCGCGACGAACAACTGATGCGCTTGATGCGCCATAAACAGCGGAATGGAGAGACGGATGGCTAA
- a CDS encoding ABC transporter substrate-binding protein, with protein MHTITRFALAVGTCGMMFSAGASADIKVGAVYPFSGALALLGQESYRGLEIAVNEVNAAGGINGEKIQILKADAVDPNQAVSETKRLTSSGVVAVFGSYASGISYAATPVTELAGIPYFELGATAHKITQRGYKYLFRSNPNTGKYGYAVVNALHNLVAPGMGMNAKDIVIGIIHEDGPYGTDVAATEQQRAKELGYKVAEVLPYSAKTVDLSSLILRLKGANVNVVLQTAYQNDAILYFNQAKSAGFAPKVVIGAGGGYSLADTAKAVGPGINGVFDLDFPQASINPQGAPGLDKFLQAYKTAYKSDPQSGHSLANYVGAKAFLEAMANAKSTDKDKIRAAVLAYKKKPGETANGWGFDFGEDGQNNASEFYVMQWQDNGKLVTIAPPNLALGKPVFNK; from the coding sequence ATGCACACAATCACCAGGTTCGCGTTGGCAGTCGGTACATGCGGGATGATGTTCAGCGCCGGCGCGTCGGCGGACATCAAGGTCGGGGCCGTCTACCCCTTCAGCGGCGCGCTGGCCCTGCTCGGACAGGAAAGCTATCGCGGGCTGGAAATCGCGGTGAACGAAGTCAATGCCGCGGGCGGTATCAACGGCGAAAAAATCCAGATCCTCAAGGCCGACGCCGTCGATCCCAATCAGGCCGTTTCCGAAACCAAGCGCCTGACGTCCTCGGGCGTCGTCGCGGTCTTCGGCAGCTATGCTTCCGGCATTTCCTACGCGGCGACACCGGTCACGGAACTGGCCGGCATTCCGTACTTCGAACTGGGCGCGACGGCGCACAAGATCACGCAACGCGGCTACAAGTACCTGTTCCGCAGCAACCCCAACACGGGCAAGTACGGCTACGCGGTCGTCAATGCGCTGCATAACCTGGTCGCGCCGGGCATGGGCATGAACGCGAAGGACATCGTCATCGGCATCATCCATGAAGACGGTCCCTACGGCACCGACGTCGCCGCCACGGAACAACAGCGCGCGAAGGAACTCGGCTACAAGGTCGCGGAAGTCCTGCCCTATTCGGCCAAGACCGTGGATCTGTCCTCGCTGATCCTGCGGCTGAAAGGCGCCAATGTGAATGTGGTCCTGCAGACCGCCTACCAGAACGACGCCATCCTGTACTTCAACCAGGCGAAATCCGCCGGCTTCGCGCCCAAGGTGGTCATCGGCGCCGGCGGCGGCTATTCGCTGGCCGATACCGCGAAGGCCGTGGGCCCGGGCATCAACGGCGTGTTCGACCTGGATTTCCCGCAGGCCTCGATCAATCCGCAGGGCGCGCCCGGACTGGACAAGTTCCTGCAGGCCTACAAGACCGCCTACAAGAGCGATCCCCAATCGGGCCACAGCCTGGCCAACTACGTGGGCGCCAAGGCATTCCTGGAAGCGATGGCCAACGCCAAATCCACCGACAAGGACAAGATCCGCGCCGCCGTGCTGGCGTACAAGAAGAAGCCCGGCGAAACCGCCAACGGCTGGGGCTTCGACTTCGGCGAGGACGGCCAGAACAACGCGTCGGAGTTCTACGTCATGCAATGGCAGGACAACGGCAAGCTGGTCACCATCGCTCCGCCCAATCTCGCGCTGGGCAAGCCGGTCTTCAACAAGTAG
- a CDS encoding transketolase → MLREKARFIRLETIRLIEIAKVGHYSSVFSCAEIFAALYYGVMRLRHGEPRWAGRDRFLMGKGHAAVGLFPVLVDHGFIARELLDGYTRLGSPLGDHPDMTKVPGIDFSSGSIGHALSNGAGIALGGRLRDEDFNVFVMLGDGEMQEGQVWEAALFAAHHKLSRLIAIVDRNGYQLDGKVDDVIGIESLKDKWSAFGWRVHEVDGHDLGALTALLRRLKADTARSGPACVIAHTVKGKGVGFMETEPGWHLGYLAPADARAAMDEILAREI, encoded by the coding sequence ATGCTGCGGGAAAAGGCCCGCTTCATCCGGCTGGAGACGATCCGGCTGATCGAAATCGCCAAGGTGGGGCACTACAGTTCGGTCTTCTCCTGCGCGGAGATCTTCGCGGCCTTGTACTACGGCGTCATGCGGCTGCGCCATGGGGAGCCGCGCTGGGCAGGGCGCGACCGTTTCCTTATGGGAAAAGGCCATGCGGCGGTGGGACTGTTCCCCGTGCTGGTCGACCACGGCTTTATTGCGCGGGAATTGCTGGACGGCTATACCCGGCTGGGCAGTCCGCTGGGAGACCATCCCGATATGACCAAGGTGCCCGGCATCGATTTCAGTTCGGGGTCGATCGGCCATGCCTTGTCCAACGGCGCGGGCATCGCCCTGGGCGGGCGCCTGCGCGACGAGGATTTCAATGTTTTCGTGATGCTCGGGGACGGCGAAATGCAGGAAGGGCAGGTGTGGGAGGCCGCGCTGTTCGCGGCCCATCACAAGCTGTCGCGCCTGATCGCCATCGTCGATCGCAATGGGTATCAGCTGGATGGCAAGGTGGATGACGTCATCGGCATCGAATCGCTGAAGGACAAATGGTCGGCCTTCGGATGGCGGGTGCATGAAGTCGATGGACACGACCTCGGTGCGCTGACCGCGCTGCTGCGCCGGCTGAAGGCCGACACGGCGCGGTCCGGCCCTGCCTGCGTGATCGCCCATACCGTGAAGGGCAAGGGCGTCGGCTTCATGGAAACCGAACCGGGATGGCACCTGGGTTATCTGGCGCCGGCCGATGCCAGGGCCGCCATGGACGAAATCCTGGCGCGGGAGATCTGA
- a CDS encoding SDR family oxidoreductase — translation MLASSSHPAATAPSSFTGTGGRLDGRTAIVTGAVGGIGSAIVQALLDHGAKVGLIDRDAQAGAALEARLAGAGHPARFVQADIQDFAACETACDALARALGPADILINNAGISPKTGGRALKVWEMPPGEWDTVMRVNLNAAFYLARLTVPHMIGQRWGRIVNMSSVAGKAYCDIVAGHYAATKAGLIGLTRHWAGELGEHGITVNALAPGRIATPLLKTVPQEINDAVSRVTAMRRLGTPEEVADACLFLASEQARFITGQTIDVAGGWLMT, via the coding sequence ATGCTTGCATCGTCTTCCCACCCCGCCGCCACGGCCCCGTCCAGCTTCACTGGCACCGGCGGCCGGCTGGATGGCAGGACGGCCATCGTCACGGGCGCCGTCGGCGGCATCGGCTCGGCCATCGTGCAGGCACTGCTGGACCATGGGGCCAAGGTAGGCCTGATCGACCGCGACGCGCAAGCGGGTGCCGCGCTGGAAGCGCGCCTGGCCGGCGCCGGGCATCCGGCGCGCTTCGTCCAGGCGGATATCCAGGACTTCGCCGCCTGCGAAACCGCATGCGATGCATTGGCGCGGGCGCTCGGGCCCGCGGACATCCTGATCAACAACGCCGGCATTTCGCCCAAGACGGGCGGCCGCGCATTGAAGGTGTGGGAAATGCCGCCCGGCGAGTGGGACACCGTCATGCGCGTCAACCTGAACGCGGCTTTCTACCTGGCGCGCCTGACGGTCCCGCACATGATTGGCCAACGCTGGGGCCGCATCGTCAATATGTCCTCCGTCGCCGGCAAGGCCTACTGCGATATCGTCGCCGGCCACTACGCCGCCACCAAGGCCGGCCTGATCGGCCTGACCCGCCATTGGGCGGGGGAACTGGGCGAACACGGGATCACCGTCAACGCGCTGGCGCCCGGGCGCATCGCGACCCCGCTGCTGAAGACCGTGCCCCAGGAGATCAATGATGCGGTCAGCCGCGTCACGGCCATGCGGCGCCTGGGCACGCCGGAGGAAGTCGCCGATGCCTGCCTGTTCCTGGCGTCCGAGCAGGCCCGCTTCATCACGGGACAAACGATAGACGTGGCGGGAGGCTGGCTGATGACCTGA
- a CDS encoding GntR family transcriptional regulator, with protein sequence MTNLKPVKKENLSVRVYTEIREALINGQYEPGERLIIGELAQELGVSITPVREAIFRLISEQGLEMQAATAVYVPYVNSEKLREIQQIRFHLEGMGAAEAATKITRAQLDNLVALQQQFIACTSSDPKRASYLNRKFHFAILEASRMPILRNTVESFWVITGPILKVFHVKTAGLDYSGGQHRHEAVLAALKARNPDAAAKAIQADLVWGGKIMIDWLVEKEQEQEAAAAARGR encoded by the coding sequence ATGACCAACCTCAAGCCCGTCAAAAAAGAGAACCTGTCGGTCCGGGTCTATACCGAAATACGGGAAGCGCTCATCAACGGCCAGTACGAGCCGGGAGAGCGGCTCATCATCGGCGAACTGGCCCAGGAACTGGGCGTCTCCATCACGCCGGTGCGTGAAGCGATCTTCCGTTTGATCAGCGAACAGGGCCTGGAAATGCAGGCTGCGACGGCGGTCTATGTGCCCTACGTCAATTCGGAAAAGCTGCGCGAAATCCAGCAAATCCGCTTTCATCTGGAAGGCATGGGGGCCGCCGAGGCGGCGACCAAAATCACCCGTGCGCAGTTGGATAATCTCGTCGCCCTGCAGCAGCAGTTCATCGCCTGCACCTCCAGCGATCCCAAGCGCGCCAGCTACCTGAACCGCAAATTCCACTTCGCCATCCTGGAAGCCAGCCGGATGCCGATCCTGCGCAATACGGTGGAATCGTTCTGGGTCATCACCGGCCCCATCCTGAAGGTCTTCCACGTGAAGACGGCCGGACTGGATTATTCCGGCGGCCAGCATCGGCACGAAGCGGTGCTGGCGGCGCTGAAAGCGCGCAATCCGGATGCGGCCGCCAAGGCCATCCAGGCCGACCTGGTCTGGGGCGGCAAAATCATGATCGACTGGCTGGTCGAAAAAGAACAGGAACAGGAAGCGGCCGCCGCCGCGCGCGGCCGCTAA